The genomic stretch ATTTTCCCAGAAATCAAAACCTGTTACCACTCTACCAAAAGTTGATCGTAATTGTCTACCATAATATCTGTGCCTTAAATACCTCAAATTTACAAtttcttgattaattttttcaggATCATAGTAATCTTCCAATATATTATCTCTACTCTTTAATAGATATAATGGAAgtgaattttcaaaaaatctaaaaacTCCTggaaaattttttaaaacaaAACTTTGTATTCCTGAGAGTGGCCTGCAAAAACAAGCTGGACATAAAGAAGCTACCTTAAGTACTTTCTCTGGATGGGCCCCTGCATAACATAAAGTCATTAAACCTCCCATGGAAATCCCAACtaaatataataacaatttttctaaacccaaatttattaacaCTGTATCTACttgtttaataaaatcatCAGTTGTcaattttccaaaataGTTCCAAGAAGAAAGTCCATGTCCAGGCATATCTATTCTCAGTACTGCTAAGCCTGACTTTAAACATTCAGTCTCTAACTGCttgaaagaagaaattgagCTTAGTAAACCATGAAAGCATATTACCAAAGGACCTTTATATGCTGCCTTCTCAATATTTGGGAACGATAATGCATAGTTTATTCTTCCATTTGGGCCTTCTGTGAATTTCCCCtcttcaaatttatatttagatTCCATTTCCTTTTTACAAACGTTCTAAATTAATagtttatttaatataattccaaattctaTTTTACAATTGTCTTAAatctaaattatatattgcTAGAATGATTAATTAATCCAGAATATACTGCTATATAAATCTAATTCCACCTAACTATTGCCACGtaattcaacaaaaaaaaaatggctAAAtgtgaatttatttttattattacaaagAATTGTGCATGTGCCCGCCAAATTGACTTATATTTgtcatttaatttttattggtactaataatataaaaatgtgaaaacaaattttttttaaataaaaaaaattacttgaTTAGTGATCCATtatgaaaaagaatatgtctgaattctttaaaacATATTGCTATCCTATTGTtacatatttttataaagtTGATTTGCTTTCGACAAACTGATAAGGAAGAAATAAAACAGAATATCCTTATACTACTTGTTTTTCTACTATTCTCCTTTTTCCTACCTTACAGCCTATTTCAGTTTAAGTAGATATACCGGAGTCTTCACAccaaaaattgattttaagaaagtaaataattacaTAACAAgcaatttaaaataaaaaaaaagactAGACTAAAGTCAAACAATCTCTTCCatcttattattttatctttttttaaagtatttaccgtcttataattaattaagaCTCACCCCACTGTAAGAATCgggaaaaaaagaagtGGCGCCAAAATTTGGGCGCTGGATCGAATTATAGAGGACAATAAAGGCAAATAAGAAATATCAAAGGTAAAGtcaaatataataaaaaaattaatacatttttaaaagttaaattaatagaaaaaaaaaggggcaaaataatttaataacttttagTAATAGCAATATGTGGTTATTCAAATACATATTTGCAATCATAAGTTTTGCTTATGTAGGTATCTTCAAAGTTTATGGAGAAGAGCAAAAAGTCATTCCTGACCACTTTTACTTTGAAGAAGGCTCTAAAATCCAATTATCACATGGAATAGTTAATTATCAATTAcataaagaaaatgatgatgGACCTATTTCTGTATGTCTTCATTGTTTTATGGGTACAATTTCAGATTGTTCAAgtatttcaaagaatttaGCTAAGAATGGTTATAGAGCTTTAagatttgatttttatGGGCATGGTTTGTCtcaatataaaaattttggACAATATTCTGTGGATGATTATGTTGACCAAACAATGGAATTACTTGAGAAATTGGGTCTTTACAATGTAACTGCTATTTCTGAAGAAGAGTTACATTCAAGTAGTTTTATACCAAAGTTGCATGTAATAGGTACATCTTTGGGTGGATTTGTAGCAATGAGAATTGCTCAAAGATTTCCAAAACATATTAGCAAGTTAGTTTTAGATGCTCCTCCTGGtttattgaagaagaaagttGCACCTTATTTACAATATTCAATCATTAACTATCCATTACAACTTTTTGCCAATATATACTCACCAGTTTGGGGTTGTTATCAATTTATGGATCCTCCATCTGAGAATCTTTCTTCTCCAAAGCTTGATTTTAGAGCAAAGCACTATTGTAAACAAATACTTTTAACATCTCTACAACTATTTTTGGGAATTAATTTATGGAATAATCAACAAATTTATCAAGAATTTAGTAAAGTCGATGTACCAACTCTTTTTTTCTGGGGAGCTGAAGACAGATTATGCCCACTTTCTTCAGCCATTACTATTCTAAATGAATATGTACCAAACACAAAGATTATTGTTTATGAGAATTGTAAGCATAGATGCTCTAAATATTGTAAAGAACAATTTGTTGAAGATGTtattaaatactttaaCAATGAATTAGACCAAGAACTTGTGTCAATGTCACAATATTACAATTCAGTGCATGATATAGTTCATTCTTCAGAAAAGAGATCACTTCCATCAATTAGAGGTACCAAAACAGATACTTTATTAGAGCCTAGCTCAATACCTGAAGATACATGTTCAACAAGTACATCTGGTAGTCAAGAAATTGCAGTTCAGTTAGCATCCTCAACTGAAGAAAATACCGAGACTGGGAGTTCTATGAGTAGTTCAGAAAATTTCGATGATTTTTGTAAAACTAAGAATTAGATAAAGATATGagtttagaaaaaaaaaaaaaaaaaaaagaaattaccAATTTctatcaaaattttaattagaAAGCTTCTTGCTATGAAAATGGGATATTAAtcaatgaatatattagaatGAGTGAGAATTGGATGACACTCCTGGGAGTCCTAAATGTTAGCCTGTAATCAGTTATACTTTAATTGGTGTGCTTCATTAAATAGGATTTCCCAATACTGGAGATAGAACAATTACAGTTGAAGGAgttaaattataaaatatctCAGAAACCCAAACTCCTTAACTGCTTCAGTAGGAGATAACGTTCTATTCTTTTATACATTTTATTCAACCAAATTTTACTAGAATTGAAgtattttctaattaatatttatgtttaacttaaaaatatattaattgaaaCTTGATAATATGTGAGCGAAAGCTTTTACTTCTTAAAAAAACAGAATAAAAGTTCTTATGTTCTCTTGaaaatttctattaattatatttttccaTAAACTCTTCaagaatttggaaatttCTGCATGCATGAATACATGCACTAATTTCTGGGAATGCCGCTTTTTCATAAATGACATAATTGTTACGTGTATGTttaaaaaacaagaaaaaattaattaaacatTATTTACAGAATACTAGAGTAgcatataaattaaatattgctATTTAGTTCTTTTCTTAGTTTCTTTAGTTTGTCTTCCTAAAGCTTTGCTTTTTTTGACTTTAATTAGTGAGCCAAGGTCATTGGACGCTTTAGATTTGctttttgaagatttagAAGAGTCTTCATCTTGGTCAATATCATCgtcattttcatcaaattcaTCCTCGCCTCCATCATCTCGATCTTCACCTCCTTTTCTTGAGAGTTCATCAGAGTCTTCAgatttgttatttttttttgattgaaTAGAAAATTTGACTGCATGAGTAGTAGAATTGATCATTCTAGTCATAGTAGTTTTAGTTTTGCTATCAACTTTATCATAGGTTCTGACTTGGTTTTTAAGC from Cryptosporidium parvum Iowa II chromosome 8, whole genome shotgun sequence encodes the following:
- a CDS encoding alpha/beta hydrolase superfamily protein — its product is NVCKKEMESKYKFEEGKFTEGPNGRINYALSFPNIEKAAYKGPLVICFHGLLSSISSFKQLETECLKSGLAVLRIDMPGHGLSSWNYFGKLTTDDFIKQVDTVLINLGLEKLLLYLVGISMGGLMTLCYAGAHPEKVLKVASLCPACFCRPLSGIQSFVLKNFPGVFRFFENSLPLYLLKSRDNILEDYYDPEKINQEIVNLRYLRHRYYGRQLRSTFGRVVTGFDFWENEQALKVFMDKYISLRGITGVCFFLGLYDDMVPADLLIPKLKKMMPKTRAIIYQNCKHQLLEEGHNIVGDIVKYFNSNSESEYSKIGLAVESIIIQDEIQQK
- a CDS encoding secrted alpha/beta hydrolase superfamiy protein, with the protein product MWLFKYIFAIISFAYVGIFKVYGEEQKVIPDHFYFEEGSKIQLSHGIVNYQLHKENDDGPISVCLHCFMGTISDCSSISKNLAKNGYRALRFDFYGHGLSQYKNFGQYSVDDYVDQTMELLEKLGLYNVTAISEEELHSSSFIPKLHVIGTSLGGFVAMRIAQRFPKHISKLVLDAPPGLLKKKVAPYLQYSIINYPLQLFANIYSPVWGCYQFMDPPSENLSSPKLDFRAKHYCKQILLTSLQLFLGINLWNNQQIYQEFSKVDVPTLFFWGAEDRLCPLSSAITILNEYVPNTKIIVYENCKHRCSKYCKEQFVEDVIKYFNNELDQELVSMSQYYNSVHDIVHSSEKRSLPSIRGTKTDTLLEPSSIPEDTCSTSTSGSQEIAVQLASSTEENTETGSSMSSSENFDDFCKTKN